Proteins found in one Drosophila innubila isolate TH190305 chromosome X, UK_Dinn_1.0, whole genome shotgun sequence genomic segment:
- the LOC117786105 gene encoding trimeric intracellular cation channel type 1B.1: MDPEAFLDVANQVIKLKMFPFFDIAHSLLAALAVREDLGANAQAFSRKHPLACWLSTMLVIFAGGMVANGLLGEPILAPLKNTGQLLVGTAVWYIVFYTPFDIGYKVGKFLPVKIVASAMKEIYRAKKVYDGVGHAAKLYPNAWIIMIIIGTLKGNGAGFTKLIERLIRGAWTPTAMEFMQPSFYTKASLLASIIFVLDKKTDWISAPHALVYFGIVIFLVYFKLSSILLGIHDPFLPLENLCCAIFFGGIWDSLAKILGRGQAKDGDSKDVKKSN; this comes from the exons ATGGACCCGGAAGCGTTTTTGGATGTGGCCAATCAGGTCATCAAGCTAAAAATGTTTCCGTTCTTTGACATCGCGCACAGTTTACTTGCCGCGCTGGCCGTGCGCGAGGATTTGGGCGCCAATGCTCAGGCCTTCTCACGGAAGCATCCACTCGCCTGCTGGCTATCCACAATGCTTGTCATATTTGCCGGCGGCATGGTGGCAAATGGATTACTTGGGGAGCCGATACTGGCACCATTGAAGAACACTGGACAACTCTTGGTTGGCACCGCCGTCTG GTATATCGTATTTTATACACCCTTCGATATTGGATACAAGGTGGGCAAATTTCTGCCGGTTAAAATCGTTGCGAGTGCCATGAAGGAGATTTATCGTGCAAAAAAAGTGTATGACGGTGTTGGACATGCTGCTAAATTGTATCCAAATGCATGGATAATCATGATCATAATTGGTACACTGAAGGGCAATGGCGCTGGTTTCACCAAGCTTATTGAACGCCTCATCCGAGGCGCGTGGACACCAACTGCTATGGAATTCATGCAGCCATCCTT CTATACCAAGGCGTCGTTGCTTGCTTCCATTATCTTCGTTCTTGACAAAAAGACCGATTGGATCTCAGCGCCACACGCTTTAGTTTACTTTGGCATTGTTATATTCTTGGTATACTTTAAGCTGTCATCGATACTCTTGGGCATACATGATCCCTTCCTGCCATTGGAGAATCTCTGCTGTGCTATCTTCTTTGGTGGCATTTGGGATAGTTTGGCCAAGATTCTGGGACGTGGACAGGCCAAGGATGGCGACAGTAAAGACGTTAAGAAAAGCAACTAA
- the LOC117786079 gene encoding negative elongation factor D isoform X1 has translation MMEVEYDDSGWQGRTKQQSNAEELHEDNPQKTIQECLEKFLTPDYIMEPGIFTQLKRYFQSGGSPEEVISMLSENYKAVAQMANLLAEWLILAGVKVTEVQAMVENHLKEMILKSFDPKKADTIFTEEGETPDWLTEMIDHYTWRSLIYRLAEEYPDCLMLNFTIKLISDAGFQSEITSISTAAQQIEVFSRVLKTSIVKFLNNPDDVHGAIQECARMVCHGQHTYVYSQVLIQVLSQEQKGGFNMKRLSQEIIKYALQNLYLNSNQNVTPITMALNGSAVYPQACQALTSMLTRNTLNPADITVLFRNYSGSDPPPIDLIRNPQFLELLVDALFRASVKINPEHKPKYVFLLAYASSVIDQPAKKRPLTERLLNKDELKSTIQAIEKAHAICNVDQGSTELIAELQTLYNCIKYPVVGVGVIRWIENVVMEPSYFKLSTDSCPTHLAVLDEVAGVHPTLQQQILFLLIRLFESKQDELEILVQLEMKKMILDRMVNLLTRGCVVPVLRYIKQCCAIEDTDISLIRYFVTEVLETITHPYSPEFVQLFLPMVENEEITGTMRGEGDNDPVSEFIVHCKAHYTTV, from the exons ATGATGGAAGTGGAATACGACGATTCCGGCTGGCAGGGCCGCACGAAACAACAATCCAATGCCGAG GAGCTGCACGAGGACAATCCACAAAAGACAATACAAGAATGTCTGGAAAAATTCTTAACGCCGGATTACATCATGGAGCCGGGAATATTCACGCAGCTGAAGCGCTATTTCCAATCCGGAGGCTCACCCGAAGAAGTGATTTCCATGTTATCTGAGAACTACAAAGCCGTCGCCCAAATGGCTAATCTGCTGGCCGAATGGTTGATTTTAGCTGGCGTTAAGGTGACCGAGGTCCAGGCGATGGTCGAGAATCATTTAAAGGAAATGATTCTGAAATCGTTCGATCCCAAGAAGGCGGACACGATATTCACGGAGGAGGGCGAGACGCCCGACTGGTTAACCGAGATGATTGACCATTATACGTGGCGATCTTTAATCTATCGACTAGCTGAAGAATATCCGGATTGTTTGATgcttaattttacaattaaattaatatcggATGCCGGATTCCAAAGTGAAATTACCTCAATATCGACGGCTGCCCAGCAAATTGAAGTCTTCTCCCGCGTTCTCAAGACCTCGATTGtgaaatttctaaataatcCCGATGATGTACATGGTGCGATCCAGGAGTGCGCCCGTATGGTGTGCCATGGCCAGCATACGTATGTCTACTCTCAGGTGTTGATCCAAGTGCTCAGCCAGGAGCAAAAGGGTGGCTTTAATATGAAGCGGCTATCTCAGGAAATCATCAAATACGCCCTGCAAAA TCTTTACTTGAACAGCAATCAAAATGTGACGCCCATTACGATGGCCCTCAATGGTTCGGCGGTGTATCCGCAGGCGTGTCAGGCTCTTACCTCAATGTTAACTCGCAATACCTTGAATCCGGCGGATATAACCGTGCTCTTTCGCAATTATTCGGGCTCGGATCCGCCGCCAATTGACCTGATACGGAATCCACAGTTTTTGGAACTACTCGTCGATGCTTTATTCCGTGCTAGTGTCAAAATCAATCCGGAGCATAAGCCCAAATATGTCTTCCTGCTGGCCTATGCCTCGTCTGTGATTGATCAGCCGGCAAAGAAACGACCACTCACGGAAAGATTGTTGAACAAGGATGAGTTGAAGAGCACGATTCAGGCAATTGAAAAGGCCCATGCGATTTGTAATGTGGATCAGGGCTCAACTGAACTCATCGCCGAACTGCAGACACTCTACAATTGCATTAA atatcCCGTTGTTGGCGTTGGTGTAATCCGTTGGattgaaaatgttgttatgGAACCATCGTACTTTAAGCTATCCACAGACAGCTGTCCTACGCATTTGGCGGTGCTTGATGAAGTTGCTGGCGTGCATCCGACattgcagcaacaaatacTATTTCTATTAATACGCTTGTTCGAATCAAAACAGGATGAACTGGAGATACTTGTACAGCTTGAAATGAAAAAGATGATACTGGATAGAATGGTCAATTTGCTGACACGCGGCTGTGTCGTTCCCGTGCTGagatatattaaacaatgctgTGCAATTGAGGACACTGATATTTCCCTTATCCGTTACTTTGTTACTGAAGTTCTCGAGACAATAACACATCCCTATTCCCCGGAGTTTGTGCAGCTTTTTCTGCCGATGGTCGAAAACGAGGAAATTACTGGTACAATGCGCGGTGAAGGCGACAACGATCCCGTATCTGAATTCATTG TTCACTGTAAGGCGCATTATACCACTGTATag
- the LOC117786079 gene encoding negative elongation factor D isoform X2, whose amino-acid sequence MMEVEYDDSGWQGRTKQQSNAEELHEDNPQKTIQECLEKFLTPDYIMEPGIFTQLKRYFQSGGSPEEVISMLSENYKAVAQMANLLAEWLILAGVKVTEVQAMVENHLKEMILKSFDPKKADTIFTEEGETPDWLTEMIDHYTWRSLIYRLAEEYPDCLMLNFTIKLISDAGFQSEITSISTAAQQIEVFSRVLKTSIVKFLNNPDDVHGAIQECARMVCHGQHTYVYSQVLIQVLSQEQKGGFNMKRLSQEIIKYALQNNQNVTPITMALNGSAVYPQACQALTSMLTRNTLNPADITVLFRNYSGSDPPPIDLIRNPQFLELLVDALFRASVKINPEHKPKYVFLLAYASSVIDQPAKKRPLTERLLNKDELKSTIQAIEKAHAICNVDQGSTELIAELQTLYNCIKYPVVGVGVIRWIENVVMEPSYFKLSTDSCPTHLAVLDEVAGVHPTLQQQILFLLIRLFESKQDELEILVQLEMKKMILDRMVNLLTRGCVVPVLRYIKQCCAIEDTDISLIRYFVTEVLETITHPYSPEFVQLFLPMVENEEITGTMRGEGDNDPVSEFIVHCKAHYTTV is encoded by the exons ATGATGGAAGTGGAATACGACGATTCCGGCTGGCAGGGCCGCACGAAACAACAATCCAATGCCGAG GAGCTGCACGAGGACAATCCACAAAAGACAATACAAGAATGTCTGGAAAAATTCTTAACGCCGGATTACATCATGGAGCCGGGAATATTCACGCAGCTGAAGCGCTATTTCCAATCCGGAGGCTCACCCGAAGAAGTGATTTCCATGTTATCTGAGAACTACAAAGCCGTCGCCCAAATGGCTAATCTGCTGGCCGAATGGTTGATTTTAGCTGGCGTTAAGGTGACCGAGGTCCAGGCGATGGTCGAGAATCATTTAAAGGAAATGATTCTGAAATCGTTCGATCCCAAGAAGGCGGACACGATATTCACGGAGGAGGGCGAGACGCCCGACTGGTTAACCGAGATGATTGACCATTATACGTGGCGATCTTTAATCTATCGACTAGCTGAAGAATATCCGGATTGTTTGATgcttaattttacaattaaattaatatcggATGCCGGATTCCAAAGTGAAATTACCTCAATATCGACGGCTGCCCAGCAAATTGAAGTCTTCTCCCGCGTTCTCAAGACCTCGATTGtgaaatttctaaataatcCCGATGATGTACATGGTGCGATCCAGGAGTGCGCCCGTATGGTGTGCCATGGCCAGCATACGTATGTCTACTCTCAGGTGTTGATCCAAGTGCTCAGCCAGGAGCAAAAGGGTGGCTTTAATATGAAGCGGCTATCTCAGGAAATCATCAAATACGCCCTGCAAAA CAATCAAAATGTGACGCCCATTACGATGGCCCTCAATGGTTCGGCGGTGTATCCGCAGGCGTGTCAGGCTCTTACCTCAATGTTAACTCGCAATACCTTGAATCCGGCGGATATAACCGTGCTCTTTCGCAATTATTCGGGCTCGGATCCGCCGCCAATTGACCTGATACGGAATCCACAGTTTTTGGAACTACTCGTCGATGCTTTATTCCGTGCTAGTGTCAAAATCAATCCGGAGCATAAGCCCAAATATGTCTTCCTGCTGGCCTATGCCTCGTCTGTGATTGATCAGCCGGCAAAGAAACGACCACTCACGGAAAGATTGTTGAACAAGGATGAGTTGAAGAGCACGATTCAGGCAATTGAAAAGGCCCATGCGATTTGTAATGTGGATCAGGGCTCAACTGAACTCATCGCCGAACTGCAGACACTCTACAATTGCATTAA atatcCCGTTGTTGGCGTTGGTGTAATCCGTTGGattgaaaatgttgttatgGAACCATCGTACTTTAAGCTATCCACAGACAGCTGTCCTACGCATTTGGCGGTGCTTGATGAAGTTGCTGGCGTGCATCCGACattgcagcaacaaatacTATTTCTATTAATACGCTTGTTCGAATCAAAACAGGATGAACTGGAGATACTTGTACAGCTTGAAATGAAAAAGATGATACTGGATAGAATGGTCAATTTGCTGACACGCGGCTGTGTCGTTCCCGTGCTGagatatattaaacaatgctgTGCAATTGAGGACACTGATATTTCCCTTATCCGTTACTTTGTTACTGAAGTTCTCGAGACAATAACACATCCCTATTCCCCGGAGTTTGTGCAGCTTTTTCTGCCGATGGTCGAAAACGAGGAAATTACTGGTACAATGCGCGGTGAAGGCGACAACGATCCCGTATCTGAATTCATTG TTCACTGTAAGGCGCATTATACCACTGTATag